One Phragmites australis chromosome 23, lpPhrAust1.1, whole genome shotgun sequence DNA window includes the following coding sequences:
- the LOC133905926 gene encoding trafficking protein particle complex II-specific subunit 130 homolog — protein sequence MANYLAQFQTIKSSCDRIVIAVEDVSDLWLNVKESFERRLPVKKACLNNKARNPVFVENLPAEFIQTTDSRLRSRFPQEQYLFWFREPYATVVLVTCEDLDEFKTILKPRLKLIVQNDEREWFIVFVSKAHPSNDQATKMAKKVYARLEADFNTKKRERCCKFDLHGLDAEFWDDFDSKMVDCIRNTLDRRVQFYEEEIRRLSEQRFTPIWNFCNFFILKESLAFMFEMSNLHEDSLREYDELELCYSESVNSPGKHREFGGLDTGDDQAALLNPGFKALTQIVQDDLFREFEFRQYIFACQAKLLFKLSRPIEVTARGYAFVVGFSKTLALHENALPFCFREVWVITACLGLIKSTASHYEGGVVAIDSEKEFYRLQGDLYSLCRVKFMRLAYLIGYGIEIEKSPVNSASLSMLPWPKPATWPSIPPDSSAEIMAKEKMILQAKPREKLFNIHRKPLPLEPSVLLREANRRRAFLSVGNISELYDSAADGSGLDANSKPPPNRSASNFMTRTMSGPATSETSLDRPMRLSEIHVAAEHALKQTISDPDFMTSLSSLEEFEKRYMELTKGAADNYHRSWWKRHGVVLDGEIAALFFKHGNYDLSVKSYEKVCAMYSAEGWEVLLADVLPDLAECQKILNDEAGYLASCVKLLSLDSGLFSSKERQAFQSEVVRLAHSEMKHLVPLDVSSLITFAGNAGPPLELCDGDPGTLSVAVWSGFPDDITLESLSLRLSASSSADEGIKAIKSSDSHVLVPGRNAISFYIPPQKPGSYVLGALTGQIGKLSFRSHGFSQDGPVDTDEFMSFEKPTRPVLKVRKPRALVDITPAVSSALLMNELQWIGLIVKPIDYSLKGGILHIDAGAELKIEESQMIEIESYRSEMENAGSADSSIDGGRVEKIPIENGKIKLPDWASDVTTLVWFPARAIDDTIARGESSASPQKQSIVDGMRMIALKLEFGVFHNQVFERTIAVHFTNPFHVSTHVVDKCNDGTLLLQLILRSEVKAALHVKDVWLDLQSGFEHLGKGDGRPASSLFPLVIAPSSRAGILFIIRLSGTKDLDEVENADSMLNIKYGISGDRTTGAHSPVPVKSSDSEELLIKIALKLKRPVLDPCLAVGFLPFSTDCLRVGQLVNMKWRVERLKNPEDASISGDEILYQVDANPQNWMVAGRKCGHISLSNAQGSRMEITVTCVPLVSGYVRPPQLGLPEVGEANISCNPAGPHLVCVLPPALSTSYCIPA from the exons ATGGCGAACtacctcgcgcagttccagacCATTAAGTCCTCCTGCGACCGCATCGTCATCGCCG TTGAGGATGTGAGCGACTTGTGGCTCAATGTCAAGGAAAGTTTTGAGCGACGACTACCAGTGAAGAAGGCCTGTCTCAACAACAAGGCGAGGAACCCTGTTTTTGTTGAAAACCTACCTGCTGAGTTTATACAAACTACAGATTCAAGGCTGCGGAGTCGCTTTCCACAAGAACAGTACTTGTTCTGGTTCCGGGAGCCATATGCAACTGTTGTTCTTGTTACTTGTGAG GATCTTGACGAATTCAAGACCATTCTTAAGCCTCGCCTCAAATTAATTGTGCAAAATGATGAGCGGGAATGGTTCATTGTGTTTGTATCGAAAGCCCATCCGAGCAATGATCAAGCAACTAAGATGGCAAAGAAAGTATATGCTAGGCTCGAGGCCGATTTcaacaccaaaaagagagaaag ATGCTGCAAATTTGATCTACATGGACTCGACGCAGAATTCTGGGATGATTTTGACTCTAAAATGGTGGACTGCATCAGAAACACATTAGATAGGCGGGTTCAGTTTTATGAAGAGGAGATCAGGAGGTTAAGTGAGCAACGGTTCACTCCAATATGGAACTTCTGCAACTTCTTCATTCTGAAG GAAAGCTTGGCATTCATGTTTGAGATGAGTAATCTTCATGAAGATTCACTCCGTGAATATGATGAACTTGAACTATGCTACTCAGAATCAG TGAACTCTCCTGGGAAACATCGAGAATTCGGAGGATTAGATACTGGTGATGACCAGGCTGCTCTGCTAAATCCAGGATTCAAAGCACTGACCCAAATTGTTCAGGATGATTTATTCAGAGAATTTGAGTTCAGACAATACATATTTGCTTGTCAGGCTAAG TTGTTGTTTAAATTGTCTCGCCCAATTGAGGTTACTGCCAGAGGATATGCTTTTGTTGTTGGCTTTTCCAAGACACTAGCCTTGCATGAA AATGCTCTACCATTTTGTTTCCGTGAAGTATGGGTGATAACTGCATGTTTGGGCTTAATAAAGTCTACAGCTTCACATTATGAGGGTGGAGTTGTTGCTATTGACTCAGAGAAAGAGTTCTATCGTCTTCAGGGTGATCTTTATTCGCTCTGCCGTGTTAAG TTTATGAGGCTTGCCTATTTGATCGGTTATGGGATTGAGATAGAAAAGAGTCCAGTCAACAG TGCATCTTTGAGCATGCTACCATGGCCCAAGCCAGCTACATGGCCTTCAATTCCTCCCGATTCATCGGCAGAAATAATGGCAAAGGAGAAG ATGATTCTTCAAGCAAAACCAAGAGAAAAGCTCTTCAACATTCACAGGAAACCTCTGCCACTAGAACCTTCTGTACTTCTACGTGAGGCAAATAGGCGCAGAGCTTTTCTTTCTGTTGGAAATATATCTGAGTTATATGATTCAGCAGCTGATGG TTCAGGTTTAGATGCAAATTCAAAACCTCCTCCCAACAGATCTGCTTCTAATTTCATGACAAGAACAATGTCAGGTCCAGCAACGTCTGAGACTTCTCTTGATCGCCCCATGAGGTTATCGGAAATTCATGTTGCAGCTGAGCATGCACTGAAACAGACGATATCAGATCCTGATTTTATGACATCACTTTCATCACTAGAAGAATTTGAG AAAAGGTATATGGAGCTTACTAAAGGTGCAGCTGACAATTATCACCGCTCTTGGTGGAAAAGACATGGAGTTGTGCTTGATGGAGAGATTGCGGCTCTATTCTTTAAGCATGGAAACTATGACTTGTCTGTGAAATCCTATGAGAAAGTCTGTGCTATGTATTCTGCAGAAGGCTGGGAAGTGCTGTTAGCAGATGTTCTTCCTGATCTTGCAGAATGCCAGAAGATTCTCAATGATGAAGCTGGTTATTTGGCTTCCTGTGTAAAGTTACTTTCGCTAGACAGTGGTTTGTTTTCATCGAAAGAGCGGCAAGCTTTCCAGTCAGAAGTTGTTCGGCTTGCTCACAGTGAAATGAAGCATCTTGTGCCCCTTGATGTCTCATCACTAATTACATTTGCTGGAAATGCCGGTCCACCACTAGAATTATGTGACGGGGATCCTGGTACACTATCTGTAGCAGTTTGGAGTGGCTTCCCAGATGACATCACGCTGGAATCTCTTAGCTTAAGATTATCAGCTTCTTCTAGTGCAGATGAAGGTATCAAG GCAATAAAGAGTTCAGATTCTCATGTTCTTGTACCAGGTAGAAATGCCATCTCTTTTTACATTCCTCCTCAGAAGCCTGGTTCCTATGTGTTGGGTGCACTTACGGGACAGATTGGCAAGCTGTCATTCAGATCGCATGGATTTTCTCAAGATGGTCCAGTGGATACTGATGAGTTCATGAGCTTCGAGAAGCCAACTAGACCTGTTTTGAAG GTGAGGAAACCAAGGGCTTTAGTTGATATTACCCCTGCTGTGTCCTCTGCGTTGCTTATGAATGAGCTCCAGTGGATCGGATTAATCGTCAAGCCAATAGACTATTCTTTAAAAGGTGGCATATTGCATATAGATGCCGGTGCTGAACTGAAAATTGAGGAGTCTCAGATGATTGAGATAGAAAGTTACAGAAGTGAGATGGAGAATGCTGGTTCTGCTGATAGCTCCATCGATGGTGGAAGGGTTGAAAAGATCCCTATTGAAAATGGGAAGATAAAACTTCCAGATTGGGCTAGTGATGTGACTACTCTTGTTTGGTTTCCTGCTCGTGCTATTGATGATACGATTGCCAGGGGAGAATCCTCAG CGTCTCCTCAGAAACAGAGCATAGTAGACGGGATGAGAATGATTGCTCTCAAACTTGAATTTGGAGTTTTCCATAATCAAGTATTTGAAAG GACCATTGCAGTACATTTCACTAACCCATTCCATGTAAGCACACACGTTGTAGACAAGTGCAATGATGGAACACTACTTCTACAG CTGATATTGCGTTCTGAAGTGAAGGCCGCTCTGCATGTAAAGGATGTATGGTTAGATCTTCAATCTGGATTTGAGCACTTGGGCAAGGGAGATGGACGACCAGCTTCAAGTTTGTTCCCTCTGGTTATCGCTCCTTCTTCCAGAGCTGGAATTTTATTCATAatacggttaagtggcacaaaaG ATCTGGATGAGGTAGAAAATGCAGACAGCATGCTGAATATTAAGTACGGAATATCTGGTGACAGAACAACAGGAGCTCATTCTCCAGTTCCTGTCAAATCCAGTGATTCTGAAGAGCTTCTGATCAAGATTGCGCTCAAACTGAAGCGGCCTGTCCTGGATCCATGTCTAGCAGTTGGATTCCTTCCATTTTCTACTGATTGCTTGAGGGTTGGGCAATTAGTTAATATGAAGTGGAGGGTTGAAAGGCTGAAAAACCCAGAGGATGCATCAATATCCGGC GACGAAATACTATATCAGGTTGACGCTAATCCGCAGAACTGGATGGTTGCCGGGAGGAAATGCGGCCACATATCGTTGTCAAATGCGCAAG GTTCCAGGATGGAGATCACCGTGACATGCGTCCCGCTGGTGTCCGGATACGTCCGCCCGCCGCAGCTGGGCCTGCCCGAGGTAGGCGAGGCGAACATCAGCTGCAATCCGGCAGGGCCTCACCTGGTGTGCGTCCTTCCTCCGGCCCTTAGCACTTCCTACTGTATACCGGCTTGA
- the LOC133906264 gene encoding uncharacterized protein LOC133906264, with protein MGATGMATAAGTAVLVYLVLSGRLCGDAADGGREDQLISSAMSAAAASRRRRKEEARARRASRARRWPERAPAGWGEAAALAARTVRFTWRETIGKWPLGELAFGIKYYMRQQGNLQHEYAGSDSVPLDGPEVRQELISLNRYLRLCMYFSKKPYDVFLEFGGYAQNDVLIKKSKARLLKPAFTVVCDRSTKCFLLFIRGAISVKERLTAATGADVPFHHVVVQEGRVSNLVLGYAHCGMVAAARWIANQAIPCLSKAVEQFPGYGIKIIGHSMGAAIAAILTYILRENDKLSSSTCIAFGPAACMTWDLAESGKDFVTTIVNRNDVVPSLGRVSTSKLRTEVMASSWVRELRDQIQQTRFLGFVNRSVSFVRSHVPFVSDPRSKVVDVDMLHSHSSKARRKPSTDTSAAVKKRPALVCWSCVAAQKHTIESSKQTQDMKIQTDADVKIEKITEADAAELVSVALGDLNLQESDNEDVDREEMESALKETGEEAMELLESLTEDQDVQSSSTSSQEPRQLYPPGRILHMVGSPSAEPNTTEQGGPDEVVTLYETPRHLYSKIRLARSMIGEHYMPKYIKTLELLIDKLAEEDIHHQLVAL; from the exons ATGGGCGCGACGgggatggcgacggcggcggggacggcggtACTGGTGTACCTGGTCCTGTCGGGCCGGCTCTGCGGGGACGCCGCCGACGGCGGCCGGGAGGACCAGCTGATATCTTCGGCGATGTCGGCGGCGGCCGCGtcgaggcggcggaggaaggaggaggctcGGGCGCGGCGGGCGTCGCGCGCGCGGCGGTGGCCGGAGCGCGCCCCCGCCGGGtggggcgaggcggcggcgctggccgcCAGGACCGTGCGGTTCACCTGGCGCGAGACGATCGGAAAGTGGCCCCTCGGGGAGCTCGCCTTCGGGATCAAGTACTACATGCGGCAGCAG GGTAATCTGCAGCATGAGTATGCTGGAAGCGATTCTGTACCACTGGATGGACCTGAGGTGAGGCAGGAGCTGATTTCACTAAACAGATATCTGAGGCTATGCATGTATTTCTCGAAGAAGCCATACGATGTGTTTCTGGAGTTTGGTGGATATGCCCAGAATGATGTTCTTATAAAGAAATCTAAGGCTAGG CTCCTGAAGCCTGCTTTCACAGTTGTTTGCGACAGAAGTACCAAAtgctttctccttttcattcgGGGGGCTATCAGTGTTAAGGAACGTCTGACAGCAGCAACTGGTGCAGACGTTCCATTTCACCATGTTGTGGTGCAAGAAGGTCGTGTCTCCAACTTAGTGCTGGGGTATGCCCATTGTGGGATGGTTGCAGCAGCTCGCTGGATTGCAAACCAGGCCATTCCCTGCCTAAGTAAAGCAGTCGAGCAATTCCCAGGCTATGGAATTAAG aTCATTGGACATTCAATGGGAGCTGCAATTGCCGCAATACTAACATACATCCTGCGTGAGAATGATAAGCTATCATCATCTACGTGTATTGCATTTGGGCCAG CTGCTTGCATGACGTGGGACTTGGCTGAGTCGGGTAAAGACTTTGTTACCACCATTGTCAATAGAAATGACGTAGTGCCATCTTTGGGCAGAGTTTCTACTTCCAAGCTGCGTACAGAG GTTATGGCATCATCTTGGGTACGTGAACTTCGCGATCAAATTCAGCAGACTAGATTCTTAGGTTTTGTAAACCGTTCTGTGAGTTTCGTCAGATCCCACGTGCCCTTCGTATCTGATCCAAGATCCAAGGTTGTAGATGTCGATATGCTGCATTCTCACAGTTCGAAG GCTAGAAGGAAGCCTTCAACGGATACCAGTGCTGCTGTAAAGAAACGCCCTGCACTAGTTTGCTGGTCATGTGTTGCTGCACAGAAACATACTATCGAATCTTCAAAACAAACTCAGGACATGAAAATTCAAACCGATGCTGATGtcaaaattgaaaaaattacTGAAGCAGATGCTGCTGAACTAGTCTCAGTCGCTCTTGGAGATCTAAACCTTCAAGAATCAGATAATGAGGATGTCGACAGAGAGGAAATGGAATCAGCACTGAAAGAAACAGGTGAAGAGGCCATGGAGCTTCTAGAATCCTTGACTGAGGATCAGGATGTGCAGTCTTCGTCAACCTCTTCTCAAGAGCCCCGCCAGTTATACCCCCCAGGGAGAATATTACACATGGTTGGATCGCCATCAGCAGAACCAAACACTACTGAGCAAGGTGGTCCGGATGAGGTTGTCACACTTTATGAGACACCTCGACATTTGTACAGTAAGATTCGCTTGGCGAGATCCATGATAGGAGAACATTACATGCCCAAATACATTAAAACATTGGAGCTGTTGATCGACAAGCTTGCAGAGGAGGACATCCACCACCAACTGGTTGCATTGTAG